In one window of Nicotiana tabacum cultivar K326 chromosome 12, ASM71507v2, whole genome shotgun sequence DNA:
- the LOC142166813 gene encoding protein PHLOEM PROTEIN 2-LIKE A10-like, whose translation MDLELVKKSWTYAQKKRKWIILLGLVGFSSYGAYKVYNMPSVVKKRKRVMKLLGAFISMAEMVSDSSEAIGVVSKDLKEFLQSDSDEIPRSLRQLSKIARSEEFTNSVIRVSQALTVGILRGYGSENKGEIEEVGRSSLADKVMDRMMSTAGTGFVSVVVGSFARNLVLGFYSDSRSEEGLNGNYQSGVSNVKSNSSEVPIWVDMVCSDRCKVMIADCIQTFVSTAVAVYLDKTMHINVYDDMFSGLTNPKHQANVKDFLVSLCNGAVETLVKTSHQVLTASRSDSDLSSNSDQSEYLTQASEKAFEQVPPKKIKDTSQLIDLQSNGWLTNVSSTLAVPSNRRFVLDVTGRVTFETVRSIVDFFTRKLSESLKRSVNVAHGEVVERGLGIITYISAKSSVILTICLALFLHILSSTQTLLPA comes from the coding sequence ATGGATCTTGAGCTGGTAAAGAAAAGTTGGACATATGCTCAAAAGAAGAGGAAATGGATAATTCTGCTTGGATTAGTTGGATTTTCTAGTTATGGTGCATATAAAGTATATAACATGCCCTCTGTggtgaaaaaaaggaaaagggtcaTGAAGCTGTTGGGAGCTTTTATCTCAATGGCTGAAATGGTCTCTGATTCTTCTGAAGCAATTGGTGTTGTGTCCAAAGATTTAAAGGAGTTTTTGCAGTCTGATTCTGATGAAATTCCTAGGAGTTTGAGACAGTTGTCTAAAATTGCAAGATCTGAGGAGTTTACTAACTCTGTTATTAGAGTTTCCCAGGCTTTAACAGTTGGGATTTTGAGGGGATATGGGAGTGAAAATAAGGGTGAGATTGAGGAGGTGGGTAGGTCAAGTCTTGCTGATAAGGTCATGGATAGAATGATGAGTACTGCTGGTACTGGGTTTGTTTCTGTTGTTGTTGGTAGCTTTGCTAGGAATTTGGTTTTGGGTTTCTATTCGGACAGTCGGTCGGAGGAGGGGTTGAATGGGAATTACCAATCTGGGGTCTCAAATGTGAAGTCAAATTCATCAGAAGTACCAATATGGGTGGATATGGTTTGTAGTGATAGATGTAAAGTAATGATAGCTGATTGTATCCAGACATTTGTGAGCACTGCTGTTGCTGTTTATCTTGATAAAACAATGCATATTAATGTGTACGATGATATGTTTTCTGGGTTGACCAATCCGAAGCATCAAGCTAATGTGAAAGACTTTCTAGTTTCCCTTTGTAATGGGGCTGTTGAAACACTGGTGAAGACGTCTCATCAAGTGTTGACAGCTTCTAGATCCGATTCTGATTTGAGTTCGAACTCTGATCAAAGTGAATATTTAACTCAAGCAAGTGAAAAGGCTTTCGAGCAAGTGCctccaaaaaaaattaaagatacGAGTCAACTGATAGATCTACAAAGTAATGGATGGCTGACTAATGTGTCATCAACATTGGCGGTTCCAAGCAATAGGAGATTTGTGCTTGACGTGACTGGCAGAGTGACATTTGAAACCGTTAGATCCATTGTCGATTTTTTCACTCGGAAGCTATCAGAGAGCTTGAAAAGAAGTGTTAATGTTGCTCATGGTGAAGTTGTGGAGAGGGGGCTAGGTATCATCACGTACATCAGTGCTAAATCTTCTGTAATTCTTACAATATGCCTTGCgttatttctacatatccttagCAGTACTCAAACTTTATTGCCTGCCTAA